One segment of Nitrosopumilus sp. DNA contains the following:
- a CDS encoding GNAT family N-acetyltransferase, with protein MNDTDRTKVIIRNLHSDDIPKVVELQKASFPLMAAEGVYWKPDHLKSHLSVFPEGQFVAAYKDKIIGSCSSLIINLEPEYKEHTWQEACGGSLFKNHNPKGDSLYGADVSAHPDFRRLGVATKLYNARKDLAIKLGLRRIISGGRLINYGENAKNMTPLEYVQKVKRHEIKEPVLSFQLRNGFKFIKILPNYMKDPRSLNYATFIEWKNPQFVE; from the coding sequence TTGAATGATACAGATAGAACTAAAGTGATCATCCGTAATCTACATTCTGATGATATTCCAAAGGTTGTAGAATTACAAAAAGCTTCATTTCCCTTAATGGCAGCTGAAGGTGTCTATTGGAAGCCAGACCATTTGAAATCTCACCTAAGTGTATTTCCAGAAGGTCAGTTTGTTGCTGCATACAAAGATAAGATCATTGGATCTTGTAGCAGTCTAATCATAAATTTGGAACCTGAATACAAAGAACATACATGGCAAGAAGCATGTGGTGGAAGCCTCTTTAAGAATCATAATCCCAAAGGAGATTCTCTATATGGTGCCGATGTCTCTGCCCATCCTGATTTTAGAAGACTAGGGGTTGCAACAAAATTGTATAATGCAAGAAAAGATTTGGCAATTAAACTTGGATTGCGTAGAATAATTTCAGGTGGGAGGTTGATCAATTATGGTGAAAATGCAAAAAATATGACTCCTTTGGAATATGTTCAAAAGGTAAAAAGACATGAAATCAAAGAACCTGTCTTGTCTTTCCAGTTGAGAAATGGTTTCAAATTTATTAAAATTCTACCTAATTATATGAAGGATCCACGATCATTAAACTATGCAACTTTTATTGAGTGGAAAAATCCCCAATTTGTAGAATAA
- a CDS encoding amidohydrolase family protein: protein MIIDCHVHVNQYELTEHIPLLEDRLEMLQTEMISNNVDYAIILSSYKVNPQRPSTKQIIDGIKKYDNLGVAAGFTIDNHTDEDLKQYRKWIKDGHIKAMKVYSGYEHYYPYDERYQKVYDTCIEFDIPVMFHTGDTYSEKGKLRYSRPLNLDDVAVDNPELKIVMCHLGNPWIQDAQEVLYKNKNVFADVSGLVVGSFDHFFEKMMKDKVAELINYAGEPRYLLYGTDWPISTMDSYLNFVAKLNIKKEFRDNFMYKNAKELYKIS, encoded by the coding sequence ATGATCATTGATTGTCATGTTCATGTTAATCAGTATGAGTTAACAGAACACATTCCGCTACTTGAGGATAGACTGGAAATGCTTCAAACTGAAATGATCAGCAATAATGTAGATTATGCTATCATTTTATCATCTTACAAGGTAAACCCACAACGACCATCAACAAAACAAATCATTGATGGAATCAAAAAATATGATAATCTGGGTGTTGCAGCAGGATTTACAATTGATAATCACACAGATGAAGATCTAAAGCAATACCGAAAATGGATTAAAGATGGTCACATTAAAGCCATGAAAGTTTATTCTGGATATGAGCACTACTATCCTTATGATGAAAGATACCAGAAAGTCTATGATACATGCATTGAATTTGACATTCCTGTAATGTTTCACACTGGTGATACTTATTCAGAAAAAGGAAAATTACGATATTCAAGACCTCTTAATCTAGATGATGTTGCAGTTGATAATCCTGAACTAAAAATAGTAATGTGTCATTTAGGCAATCCTTGGATTCAGGATGCCCAGGAGGTACTCTACAAAAACAAGAATGTTTTTGCAGATGTATCTGGACTTGTTGTTGGTTCTTTTGATCACTTTTTTGAAAAAATGATGAAAGATAAGGTTGCTGAATTAATTAACTATGCAGGAGAACCTAGATATTTGTTGTATGGTACTGATTGGCCAATTAGTACAATGGATTCATACCTTAACTTTGTTGCAAAACTCAATATCAAAAAAGAATTTAGAGATAATTTTATGTATAAAAACGCAAAAGAACTCTATAAAATTTCCTAA